A region from the Coffea eugenioides isolate CCC68of chromosome 9, Ceug_1.0, whole genome shotgun sequence genome encodes:
- the LOC113782908 gene encoding R3H domain-containing protein 1-like isoform X2, with amino-acid sequence MIQDGVLELEPMDSYSRLLLHRLADIFGFSHESVGEGEARHLVLERCSETSIPSILVSDLLWQYDELLPTPKFLEVLEKKKADQPGLNAETPRPELSLEEREAAYLAARERIFAVDECRTGELVEQRPPKNPTVARRMIAHALGQRIKPHNHDTSSREPNANGKQAKNMMVQNEEDDNFNSGVEVYTEKSVMPDKNLSSIGKKNELRLSDSESSHSGFTIPKDNIDRPSKLSSSGTQSDQANIRKDNLREEHIGAAKRMFVNALGFHPRNGNFSRTRQTK; translated from the exons ATGATACAAG ACGGGGTTTTGGAGCTAGAGCCAATGGATTCCTACAGTCGCCTTCTCTTGCATCGTCTAGCTGATATTTTCGG GTTTTCTCATGAATCAGTTGGTGAAGGAGAAGCAAGACACTTAGTTTTGGAGCGATGCTCAGAGACATCAAT ACCTTCCATCCTTGTCAGTGATCTACTGTGGCAGTATGATGAATTGCTGCCAACCCCAAAATTTCTGGAAGTATTAGAGAAGAAGAAAGCAGATCAACCAG GGCTGAATGCAGAAACACCAAGGCCTGAACTTTCTCTTGAGGAGAGAGAAGCAGCTTATTTGGCAGCTCGTGAACGCATTTTTGCTGTTGATGAATGTAGAACAGGAGAGCTGGTAGAGCAAAGGCCACCAAAGAATCCTACCGTTGCCCGCCGAATGATAGCACATGCTCTTGGACAAAGAATTaagccacacaatcatgataCCTCCTCTAGAGAGCCTAATGCTAATGGAAAACAAGCTAAAAATATGATGGTCCAAAATGAGGAGGATGACAACTTCAATTCAGGCGTTGAAGTTTACACTGAGAAAAGTGTCATGCCTGACAAAAATCTGAGTTCAATTGGCAAGAAAAATGAATTGAGGCTCAGTGACAGTGAATCATCACATTCTGGTTTTACCATACCCAAAGATAATATTGATAGACCTAGCAAATTGAGTTCCTCTGGCACACAAAGTGATCAGGCTAATATTCGCAAGGACAACCTCAGAGAGGAGCATATTGGTGCTGCAAAGAGAATGTTTGTTAATGCTCTGGGATTTCATCCAAGAAATGGCAACTTTTCTAGAACCAGACAAACAAAATGA
- the LOC113782908 gene encoding cAMP-regulated phosphoprotein 21-like isoform X1 has product MSLNDFAMVEELASLIKDNLHCKHLVLSVEAALVDFLQDDTSSDGVLELEPMDSYSRLLLHRLADIFGFSHESVGEGEARHLVLERCSETSIPSILVSDLLWQYDELLPTPKFLEVLEKKKADQPGLNAETPRPELSLEEREAAYLAARERIFAVDECRTGELVEQRPPKNPTVARRMIAHALGQRIKPHNHDTSSREPNANGKQAKNMMVQNEEDDNFNSGVEVYTEKSVMPDKNLSSIGKKNELRLSDSESSHSGFTIPKDNIDRPSKLSSSGTQSDQANIRKDNLREEHIGAAKRMFVNALGFHPRNGNFSRTRQTK; this is encoded by the exons ATGAGTCTCAACGATTTCGCCATG GTTGAAGAGTTGGCTTCTTTAATCAAAGACAATCTTCATTGCAAGCATCTTGTTCTCTCTGTGGAAGCAGCCCTGGTGGATTTCCTTCAGGATGATACAAG TTCAGACGGGGTTTTGGAGCTAGAGCCAATGGATTCCTACAGTCGCCTTCTCTTGCATCGTCTAGCTGATATTTTCGG GTTTTCTCATGAATCAGTTGGTGAAGGAGAAGCAAGACACTTAGTTTTGGAGCGATGCTCAGAGACATCAAT ACCTTCCATCCTTGTCAGTGATCTACTGTGGCAGTATGATGAATTGCTGCCAACCCCAAAATTTCTGGAAGTATTAGAGAAGAAGAAAGCAGATCAACCAG GGCTGAATGCAGAAACACCAAGGCCTGAACTTTCTCTTGAGGAGAGAGAAGCAGCTTATTTGGCAGCTCGTGAACGCATTTTTGCTGTTGATGAATGTAGAACAGGAGAGCTGGTAGAGCAAAGGCCACCAAAGAATCCTACCGTTGCCCGCCGAATGATAGCACATGCTCTTGGACAAAGAATTaagccacacaatcatgataCCTCCTCTAGAGAGCCTAATGCTAATGGAAAACAAGCTAAAAATATGATGGTCCAAAATGAGGAGGATGACAACTTCAATTCAGGCGTTGAAGTTTACACTGAGAAAAGTGTCATGCCTGACAAAAATCTGAGTTCAATTGGCAAGAAAAATGAATTGAGGCTCAGTGACAGTGAATCATCACATTCTGGTTTTACCATACCCAAAGATAATATTGATAGACCTAGCAAATTGAGTTCCTCTGGCACACAAAGTGATCAGGCTAATATTCGCAAGGACAACCTCAGAGAGGAGCATATTGGTGCTGCAAAGAGAATGTTTGTTAATGCTCTGGGATTTCATCCAAGAAATGGCAACTTTTCTAGAACCAGACAAACAAAATGA
- the LOC113783717 gene encoding flavin mononucleotide hydrolase 1, chloroplatic: MAAALPSSSTWKPFISSFTSSLIVKPTHKISPQMALNNSSITTAATTTSNISNAYTGGRKLPILLFDVMDTIVLDPFYQDVPAFFRMSMKELLECKDPTPWIEFEKGLIDEPELARKFFKDGRSFDLEGLKNCMKRGYLYIDGVEELLRALKKDGYEMHAFTNYPIWYKMIEDKLKLSTYLSWTFCSCIFGKRKPEAQFYLEVLNCLKVDPASCIFIDDRMRNVEAAIEAGFTGIQFKNADLLRKDLSIHGIDISMNEPNENQDVAEVLE; this comes from the exons ATGGCGGCTGCTTTACCATCATCATCAACATGGAAACCTTTCATTTCCTCGTTTACTTCTTCTCTGATTGTAAAACCAACCCATAAAATTTCTCCTCAAATGGCTCTGAACAACAGTAGTATTACCACCGCGGCCACCACCACCTCTAATATCAGTAATGCTTACACCGGTGGAAGAAAGCTGCCCATCTTGTTGTTTGATGTAATGGATACAATCGTTCTTGACCCATTTTACCAGGATGTCCCTGCATTCTTCCg AATGTCTATGAAGGAATTATTGGAATGCAAGGACCCAACTCCCTGGATTGAATTTGAAAAGGGTCTCATAGATGAG CCAGAGCTGGCCAGGAAATTTTTTAAAGACGGGAGGTCTTTCGACTTGGAAG GCCTAAAAAACTGTATGAAAAGAGGATATCTCTACATAGATGGTGTTGAAGAGTTGCTTCGTGCTTTGAAGAAAGATGGCTACGAAATGCATGCTTTCACGAATTATCCTATTTG GTATAAGATGATTGAGGACAAGCTAAAACTGTCTACCTACTTATCCTGGACATTCTGTTCATGTATATTTG GAAAAAGAAAGCCTGAAGCTCAATTTTATCTAGAAGTTCTCAACTGCCTTAAGGTTGATCCAGCAAGTTGTATTTTCATTGATGACAG gaTGAGGAATGTCGAGGCAGCAATTGAAGCTGGTTTCACAGGTATTCAATTCAAGAATGCAGATTTGTTGCGCAAAGATTTGTCAATCCATGGCATTGACATTTCAATGAATGAACCCAATGAAAATCAAGATGTAGCTGAAGTTTTGGAATAA
- the LOC113783392 gene encoding protein TRIGALACTOSYLDIACYLGLYCEROL 3, chloroplastic — translation MAATPLVGSNMLSLNLCCKRDSFGSAKSFVMHGVKPLNLGSSGKRRIICGCTAPIRDFRPADADEFSATTINAKDSSKAESVSMVREQDETDVLIECRDVYKSFGEKHILRGVSFKIRHGEAVGIIGPSGTGKSTILKIMAGLLAPDKGEVLIRGRTRRGLISDEEIAGVRIGLVFQSAALFDSLTVRENVGFLLYENSNMPVDQISELVTDTLAAVGLKGVEDRLPAELSGGMKKRVALARSIIFDTTKDVVEPEVLLYDEPTAGLDPIASTVVEDLIRSVHMKGESDVSKPGKIASYVVVTHQHSTIRRAVDRLLFLYEGKVVWEGMTHEFSSSANSIVRQFASGSLDGPIKY, via the exons ATGGCAGCTACTCCTTTAGTGGGTTCGAATATGCTCTCATTGAATTTATGCTGCAAAAGGGACTCTTTTGGGTCTGCCAAATCTTTTGTCATGCATGGTGTGAAGCCTTTGAATTTGGGTTCCTCTGGAAAGAGGAGGATCATTTGTGGTTGTACGGCTCCTATTAGAGACTTCAGGCCAGCTGATGCTGATGAATTTTCAGCTACCACAATCAATGCAAAG GATTCATCTAAGGCTGAGAGTGTGAGCATGGTGCGGGAGCAGGATGAAACTGATGTGCTCATTGAGTGTAGAGATGTCTACAAGTCATTTGGGGAGAAGCACATTTTAAGAGGTGTTAGCTTCAAG ATTAGACATGGAGAGGCTGTTGGAATCATTGGACCATCAGGTACTGGAAAGTCAACTATACTGAAAATAATGGCTGGACTTCTTGCTCCAGACAAG GGGGAGGTTTTGATACGTGGAAGAACACGTCGTGGTTTGATCAGTGATGAGGAAATTGCTGGCGTTCGGATTGGCTTA GTGTTTCAAAGCGCGGCACTTTTTGATTCTTTAACCGTTCGTGAGAATGTTGGTTTCCTTTT ATATGAGAACTCTAACATGCCTGTGGATCAAATCTCAGAGCTTGTAACTGACACTTTGGCTGCAGTTGGGTTGAAG GGAGTTGAGGATCGACTACCTGCTGAATTGTCTGGTGGGATGAAGAAAAGGGTGGCCTTAGCCCGTTCTATAATTTTTGATACAACAAAGGATGTAGTGGAACCAGAG GTCCTCTTATATGATGAACCTACTGCTGGACTTGATCCAATTGCATCAACTGTAGTTGAAGATCTCATACGCTCTGTTCATATGAAAGGTGAGAGTGATGTCAGTAAGCCTGGGAAGATTGCCTCTTATGTTGTTGTCACTCATCAACATAGTACCATCAGAAGAGCTGTTGACAG GTTGTTGTTTCTCTATGAGGGAAAGGTCGTCTGGGAAGGAATGACTCATGAGTTCTCCTCATCAGCAAACTCTATTGTACGGCAG TTTGCATCTGGGAGTTTGGATGGACCAATTAAGTATTAG
- the LOC113783840 gene encoding receptor-like protein CLAVATA2 — protein MEERWDFDITVCKKSFVFWPLSFLLLFFLLFLSSPLAIFAVSLNNDSANVGGEVEIGLDPQDGSALLLFKSQLLEQSQSLSGWDGAVGCNWHGVTCSNQTGRVIALNLTGLDLLGQVHPCLCNLTFLETLSLSHNSFNDSVPFCFGGLSRLKNLDLSYNRFSGVVPSALMELHNLVQLDLSHNMLMGTIPFWIGNFSVKLEKLRLSFNNFNGEIPKSLFNSVALRYLDLSHNYLLGSVGDFRQALGHINLEANLLSGTLPCFSASSASLSVLNLANNSIMGGLPTCISALRGLTELNLSFNVLTYGISPRFVFSEKLVVLDLSFNELSGRLPSKIVEASEKSRLLLLDLSHNHFSGNIPVTITELKSLQALYLSNNLLSGEIPSRIGNLTYLQVIDFSHNILSGSIPLNIVGCFQLLALVLNNNNLSGEIQPELDALDSLKILDISGNQISGEIPLTLAGCKSLEVVDFSYNNLSGYLNDAITKWSNLRFLSLARNKFSGALPSWLFTFAAIRTMDLSGNKFSGYIVDGNFNVSENFISVGAGRTTTTISSVTSPKLDIKYSIIVAGKTELSFNYNLSTAVGLDLSDNQLHGQIPASLFGLQGLEYLNLSHNFLDGQVSENVGMMLSLRVLDLSHNSLAGQIPDNISNLGNLTLLNLSYNFFSGIVPKEQTHWRFSGAFAGNPYLCVGFSDDGCTRGSLPEVPGKTFEREMDEGPISVWIFCVSALVSFYSGLVALFCSTRTRNYILQTKI, from the coding sequence ATGGAAGAAAGATGGGATTTTGATATCACGGTCTGCAAGAAAAGCTTTGTTTTTTGGCCTTTGTCATTCTTATTGCTCTTCTTCTTGTTATTTTTGTCAAGCCCTCTTGCTATTTTTGCTGTTTCTTTGAACAATGATTCTGCGAATGTGGGTGGTGAGGTGGAGATTGGTCTTGACCCTCAAGACGGTTCTGCACTTTTGTTGTTTAAGTCACAGCTCCTGGAACAATCCCAGAGTTTGTCAGGCTGGGATGGCGCTGTTGGGTGCAACTGGCATggtgtcacctgttcaaaccagACTGGCCGGGTTATTGCACTTAACCTCACTGGACTGGACTTGTTAGGCCAGGTGCACCCCTGTTTGTGCAATCTTACATTTCTTGAAACCCTTAGTTTGTCGCATAACAGCTTCAATGATTCTGTCCCATTCTGCTTTGGGGGTCTTTCAAGGCTTAAAAATCTGGATCTTAGCTATAACAGGTTTAGTGGTGTTGTTCCCAGTGCACTCATGGAACTTCACAATTTAGTTCAGCTTGACCTCAGTCATAACATGTTAATGGGTACCATCCCCTTTTGGATTGGGAACTTCTCTGTCAAGCTCGAAAAACTTCGTCTGAGTTTCAATAATTTTAATGGTGAGATACCAAAAAGCTTGTTTAACTCGGTGGCATTGAGGTATTTGGATTTGTCCCACAATTATTTGCTGGGAAGTGTTGGCGATTTTCGTCAAGCTCTTGGGCATATCAACCTTGAGGCTAATTTGCTCTCTGGCACCTTGCCATGTTTCTCTGCCTCGTCTGCATCACTCTCGGTGCTCAATTTAGCCAATAATTCGATTATGGGAGGGTTACCGACCTGCATTTCTGCTCTAAGAGGATTGACCGAGCTCAATTTGTCATTTAACGTGTTAACATATGGGATCTCTCCTAGATTTGTGTTTTCAGAAAAATTAGTTGTCCTGGACTTGAGTTTCAATGAATTATCTGGGAGACTTCCAAGCAAGATAGTTGAGGCTTCAGAGAAATCTAGGCTTTTACTTCTTGATCTGTCGCACAATCACTTTTCTGGGAATATTCCGGTAACGATTACAGAATTAAAAAGCTTGCAGGCATTGTATCTTTCCAATAATCTGCTTAGTGGAGAGATACCGTCAAGAATTGGGAATTTAACCTATCTCCAAGTGATTGATTTCTCACATAACATACTGTCAGGTTCAATACCTTTGAACATTGTCGGCTGTTTTCAACTACTGGCCCTGGTACTGAACAACAACAATCTTTCTGGTGAAATCCAACCTGAGCTCGATGCATTAGATAGTTTGAAGATACTTGATATTAGCGGCAATCAGATTTCTGGGGAGATACCGCTCACCTTGGCAGGATGTAAATCTTTGGAAGTTGTAGATTTCAGTTATAATAATCTTTCTGGGTATTTGAATGATGCAATAACTAAGTGGTCCAACCTCAGATTTCTTTCCCTTGCTCGCAACAAATTCAGTGGAGCTCTACCTAGTTGGCTTTTCACATTTGCAGCAATCCGTACAATGGACCTTTCTGGGAATAAGTTCTCTGGCTACATTGTTGATGGTAATTTTAACGTTAGTGAAAATTTCATCAGTGTTGGTGCTGGCAGAACGACCACTACAATTTCATCGGTTACATCTCCAAAGCTGGATATCAAATATTCTATCATTGTTGCTGGTAAAACTGAACTAAGCTTCAACTACAATCTCTCAACTGCAGTTGGACTTGATCTGTCAGATAATCAACTACACGGACAAATTCCAGCAAGTCTATTTGGATTGCAAGGTCTTGAATACCTAAATTTGTCTCACAATTTTCTTGACGGTCAAGTGTCTGAAAATGTGGGAATGATGTTGAGCTTAAGGGTTCTAGATTTGTCACACAATTCTTTGGCTGGTCAGATTCCAGATAACATTTCCAATCTGGGAAATTTGACTCTCCTGAATCTTTCATACAATTTTTTCTCTGGAATAGTACCCAAGGAGCAGACGCATTGGAGATTTTCTGGAGCATTTGCAGGAAATCCATACTTATGTGTGGGGTTCTCTGATGATGGCTGTACAAGAGGAAGCCTTCCAGAAGTTCCAGGAAAGACGTTTGAAAGAGAAATGGATGAAGGACCAATATCAGTTTGGATATTTTGCGTTAGTGCTTTGGTTAGTTTTTATTCTGGTCTTGTGGCTTTGTTCTGTTCCACTCGGACAAGAAACTACATTCTGCAAACGAAAATATAA